In Pseudovibrio brasiliensis, the following are encoded in one genomic region:
- a CDS encoding alpha/beta fold hydrolase, whose protein sequence is MFVKLQDGTLKLSGGRVLAWSEWGAADGRPVILCQGAGMASAIPFGEQAAVDLGLRVLSVDRPGLGNSEADPEKSFESWAADIKELLDFVKADQAFAIGFSQGAPFALALADAGLVDGVAVVSGQDELASPDLFAMLPDELKGMVSLACDDPDRLEADITGMATADWLWQMIEGMSRPEDRAFYASASFAPLYRNALADGFSQGAAGYARDTRLAMGRWSFNAENIKQDVQLWYGLKDTSPVHSPDFGATLAKRLSRSELRQIAEEGSAILWTRADAILRRLSESQR, encoded by the coding sequence ATGTTTGTGAAGCTGCAAGATGGAACACTGAAACTTTCCGGTGGCCGCGTCCTTGCGTGGAGTGAGTGGGGTGCTGCAGACGGGCGGCCCGTGATTTTGTGTCAGGGCGCAGGGATGGCCTCGGCCATTCCGTTTGGAGAGCAGGCTGCTGTAGATCTTGGTCTACGCGTTCTCTCCGTTGATCGCCCTGGGCTGGGAAACTCCGAGGCAGATCCTGAGAAGAGTTTTGAAAGCTGGGCAGCGGATATCAAAGAACTGCTTGATTTTGTGAAGGCTGATCAGGCGTTTGCGATAGGCTTTTCGCAAGGTGCGCCGTTTGCGTTGGCACTGGCTGATGCTGGTCTTGTTGATGGCGTTGCAGTTGTCTCTGGTCAGGATGAGCTGGCCTCTCCAGACCTATTTGCCATGCTTCCTGATGAGTTGAAGGGCATGGTTTCGCTTGCTTGTGATGATCCGGATCGTCTTGAGGCAGACATTACAGGCATGGCGACAGCAGACTGGTTGTGGCAGATGATTGAAGGGATGAGTAGGCCTGAGGACCGTGCGTTCTATGCCTCAGCGTCGTTTGCTCCTCTTTATCGAAATGCGCTTGCTGATGGCTTCTCTCAGGGAGCCGCCGGGTATGCCCGTGATACGCGGCTTGCCATGGGACGTTGGTCGTTCAATGCCGAAAACATCAAGCAGGATGTGCAGTTATGGTATGGACTGAAGGATACAAGCCCAGTCCATTCCCCTGATTTTGGTGCTACTCTTGCCAAGCGACTGAGCCGCTCCGAGTTGCGCCAGATTGCAGAGGAGGGAAGTGCGATCCTTTGGACCCGCGCTGATGCTATTCTGCGTAGGCTGTCAGAAAGTCAGCGTTAA
- a CDS encoding 3-hydroxyacyl-CoA dehydrogenase NAD-binding domain-containing protein — protein MSSSFKSSGQVSYELRGDVAVMTVSNAPVNALSLAIRQDLVACIKQFEEDDVAKAAVIVGAGKVFIAGADIREFKRPATEPHLPDVIDGIEACSKPVIAAIHGVALGGGLEVALGCHFRVGVKGAKVGLPEVHLGIIPGAGGTQRLPRLAGYEKALEMIPSGVPIGADAAKAAGILDDVSDEADAVAAGLVFARSVIDNGTPLRRCSELVAPAVDAQVFADAKAAVAKRARGQKSPVVCVEAIEVASQTSFADGMAKEREMFMELKNSAQHRALAHAFFADRALGKLPEIEGIAPRALKSIGVIGGGTMGAGIATGALMNGLAVTLIERDDEALGRAKATIAKNVGGAVKKGKLSAEQEQRIFAEALSLSTDYASLSEVDLVVEAVFEDIDVKKQVFEKLDEVCKEGAVLATNTSYLDVNAIAAVTKRPQDVIGLHFFSPAHIMKLLEVVVADKTAPDVIVTGFQLGKIMRKVAVRAGVCDGFIGNRILATYRAAADAIVVDGSTPFEVDEVMLEFGFPMGPYAVADLAGLDIGWATRKRKAPTRDPRERYFTFADRMCEQGWFGQKTSKGYYVYEEGARKGTPNPAVLDILTEERKEKQINAQNLSKEQILDRYMAAMVNEAAKVVEEGIALRPLDVDMTLIYGYGFPRWRGGPMQYADEIGLEKILSNIKAYAQEDAYFWQPAKLLEELVASGRTFADLNAESGNNSAAKKHENA, from the coding sequence GTGTCTTCTTCATTTAAATCATCTGGTCAGGTTTCCTATGAGTTGCGTGGTGATGTTGCGGTTATGACCGTGAGCAATGCGCCGGTGAATGCGTTGTCTCTGGCGATCCGGCAGGATTTGGTTGCGTGTATCAAGCAGTTTGAAGAAGACGATGTGGCGAAGGCTGCGGTGATTGTCGGCGCTGGCAAGGTGTTCATTGCGGGGGCGGACATTCGCGAATTCAAGCGTCCTGCCACTGAGCCGCATCTGCCTGATGTGATTGATGGCATTGAGGCTTGCTCCAAGCCTGTGATTGCGGCCATTCATGGTGTTGCGTTGGGCGGTGGGCTTGAGGTTGCGCTGGGTTGTCACTTCCGTGTTGGAGTGAAGGGCGCGAAAGTTGGTCTGCCGGAAGTGCATCTGGGCATCATTCCGGGTGCTGGTGGTACGCAGCGTTTGCCGCGACTAGCGGGCTATGAGAAAGCGCTGGAGATGATCCCGAGTGGGGTGCCGATTGGGGCGGATGCTGCGAAGGCCGCTGGTATTCTGGATGACGTGAGCGATGAGGCTGATGCGGTTGCTGCGGGTCTGGTGTTTGCGCGATCTGTGATCGACAACGGAACCCCGCTGCGCCGTTGTTCTGAGTTGGTGGCACCTGCTGTTGATGCTCAGGTGTTTGCGGATGCCAAAGCTGCTGTTGCCAAGAGGGCACGTGGTCAGAAGTCGCCAGTGGTTTGTGTTGAGGCCATTGAGGTGGCCAGCCAGACCAGCTTTGCTGATGGCATGGCGAAAGAGCGTGAGATGTTTATGGAGCTGAAGAACTCCGCTCAGCACCGTGCACTGGCCCACGCTTTCTTTGCTGATCGGGCTCTTGGCAAGCTTCCTGAGATTGAAGGCATTGCTCCACGTGCGCTGAAGTCCATCGGCGTGATTGGTGGTGGAACCATGGGCGCAGGTATTGCGACCGGTGCGCTGATGAACGGGCTTGCTGTTACGCTGATCGAGCGCGATGACGAAGCGCTTGGCCGTGCGAAAGCGACGATTGCCAAGAATGTTGGCGGAGCCGTTAAGAAGGGCAAGCTTTCAGCAGAGCAGGAACAACGGATCTTTGCGGAAGCTCTGTCTTTGAGCACGGACTATGCCTCTCTCTCTGAGGTGGATCTGGTTGTTGAGGCGGTGTTTGAAGACATCGACGTGAAGAAGCAGGTCTTCGAGAAGCTGGATGAGGTTTGTAAGGAGGGTGCCGTTCTGGCAACCAACACCTCTTATCTGGATGTGAACGCCATTGCCGCTGTCACCAAGCGCCCGCAGGATGTGATTGGGCTGCACTTCTTCTCTCCGGCGCACATTATGAAACTGCTGGAAGTGGTGGTTGCGGACAAGACAGCTCCGGATGTGATCGTGACTGGTTTCCAGCTGGGCAAGATCATGCGCAAGGTTGCTGTTCGGGCGGGTGTCTGTGATGGCTTCATCGGCAACCGCATTCTGGCGACCTATCGCGCTGCTGCGGATGCGATTGTGGTAGATGGCTCAACGCCGTTTGAGGTGGACGAGGTGATGCTCGAGTTCGGCTTCCCGATGGGGCCGTACGCGGTGGCCGATCTGGCTGGTCTGGATATCGGCTGGGCGACCCGCAAGCGGAAGGCGCCAACACGCGATCCACGTGAGCGCTATTTCACATTTGCAGATCGCATGTGTGAGCAGGGCTGGTTTGGACAGAAAACCAGCAAGGGCTACTACGTCTATGAGGAAGGCGCGCGGAAAGGCACGCCAAACCCGGCTGTGCTCGACATTCTGACAGAAGAACGCAAAGAAAAACAAATCAACGCACAAAACCTTTCAAAAGAGCAGATCCTGGATCGCTACATGGCGGCGATGGTGAATGAGGCTGCGAAGGTGGTTGAGGAAGGCATTGCTTTGCGGCCATTGGACGTGGATATGACTCTGATCTATGGCTATGGATTCCCGCGTTGGCGTGGTGGTCCTATGCAGTATGCCGATGAGATTGGTCTGGAGAAAATTCTCAGTAATATCAAAGCATATGCACAGGAGGATGCCTACTTCTGGCAGCCTGCAAAACTGCTGGAGGAGCTGGTTGCCTCTGGCCGGACCTTTGCTGATCTGAATGCAGAGAGCGGGAATAACTCAGCAGCTAAAAAGCACGAGAATGCTTGA
- a CDS encoding ABC transporter substrate-binding protein, which translates to MRRQLLASVGFAAMICASSSALADMEAAKKWVSDEFQPSTLSQEEQMKEMDWFIKAAEPFKGMEIKVVSETIATHEYEAKVLAKAFTEITGIKVTHDLIGEGDVVEKLQTQMQSGENIYDAYINDSDLIGTHARYQQVRNLTDWMANEGKDVTLPTLDVEDFIGRSFTTGPDGKLYQLPSQQFANLYWFRYDWFTNPDIKAQFKAKYGYELGVPVNWSAYEDIAEFFTNDVKEINGEKVYGHMDYGKKDPSLGWRFTDAWLSMAGAGDKGIPNGLPVDEWGIRVNGCSPAGSSVERGGATDGPAAVYSITKYIEWLKKYAPAEAPGMVFSEAGPVPAQGSVAQQIFWYTAFTADMVKDGIPVVNADGTPKWRMAPSPKGAYWEEGMKLGYQDAGSWTLMKSTPEDRAKAAWLYAQFTVAKTTSLKKSHVGLTFVRDSDVRDASFTERAPKLGGLVEFYRSPARVQWTPTGTNVPDYPKLAQLWWQNIGDASSGAKTPQEAMTALAAAQDKVLKRLERAGVQGECGPKLNEVKDRDYWLNQPGAPKAKLANEKPTPVTVDYDELIKSWADASK; encoded by the coding sequence ATGAGACGTCAGCTATTAGCGTCCGTTGGCTTTGCAGCCATGATCTGTGCTTCCAGTTCTGCATTAGCAGACATGGAAGCCGCTAAGAAGTGGGTGAGCGACGAGTTCCAGCCTTCTACTCTTTCTCAGGAAGAGCAGATGAAGGAAATGGACTGGTTCATCAAAGCTGCTGAGCCTTTCAAGGGTATGGAAATCAAAGTGGTTTCCGAGACCATTGCGACCCACGAATACGAAGCTAAGGTTCTTGCAAAAGCATTTACCGAAATCACCGGCATTAAAGTTACTCACGATCTGATCGGTGAAGGTGACGTTGTTGAGAAGCTTCAGACCCAGATGCAGTCTGGTGAGAACATCTACGACGCGTACATCAACGATTCCGACCTGATCGGCACTCACGCTCGTTACCAGCAGGTTCGTAACCTGACCGACTGGATGGCGAATGAAGGTAAAGACGTAACTCTGCCAACTCTGGACGTTGAAGACTTCATCGGTCGTTCTTTCACCACTGGTCCAGACGGTAAGCTTTACCAGCTTCCTTCCCAGCAGTTCGCGAACCTTTACTGGTTCCGTTATGACTGGTTCACAAACCCAGACATCAAAGCTCAGTTTAAAGCAAAATACGGCTACGAGCTGGGTGTTCCGGTTAACTGGTCTGCATACGAAGACATCGCGGAATTCTTCACCAACGACGTGAAAGAAATCAACGGCGAAAAAGTCTACGGCCACATGGACTACGGTAAGAAAGACCCATCCCTGGGTTGGCGCTTTACCGATGCATGGCTCTCCATGGCTGGTGCTGGCGACAAGGGTATTCCGAACGGTCTGCCAGTTGACGAGTGGGGCATTCGCGTGAACGGCTGTTCCCCTGCTGGTTCTTCCGTTGAGCGCGGCGGTGCAACCGATGGTCCTGCTGCGGTTTACTCCATCACCAAGTACATCGAGTGGCTGAAGAAGTACGCTCCAGCTGAAGCACCAGGCATGGTGTTCTCTGAAGCTGGTCCTGTTCCGGCACAGGGTTCTGTTGCTCAGCAGATCTTCTGGTACACCGCGTTCACCGCAGACATGGTGAAAGACGGTATTCCAGTTGTGAATGCAGACGGCACTCCTAAGTGGCGTATGGCTCCTTCTCCGAAGGGTGCTTACTGGGAAGAAGGCATGAAGCTGGGTTATCAGGACGCTGGTTCCTGGACTCTGATGAAGTCTACTCCGGAAGATCGTGCGAAAGCTGCATGGCTGTACGCTCAGTTCACCGTTGCAAAGACAACTTCTCTGAAGAAGTCTCACGTTGGTCTGACTTTTGTGCGTGACAGTGACGTTCGTGATGCATCCTTCACCGAGCGCGCACCTAAGCTGGGTGGTCTGGTTGAATTCTACCGTTCACCAGCGCGTGTACAGTGGACCCCAACCGGTACCAACGTTCCTGACTATCCAAAGCTGGCTCAGCTGTGGTGGCAGAACATTGGTGATGCATCCTCAGGCGCGAAAACTCCTCAGGAAGCTATGACTGCTCTTGCTGCTGCTCAGGACAAAGTTCTGAAGCGTCTTGAGCGTGCTGGTGTTCAGGGTGAGTGTGGTCCTAAGCTCAACGAAGTTAAGGATCGTGACTACTGGCTGAACCAGCCAGGCGCACCTAAAGCCAAACTGGCTAACGAGAAACCAACTCCGGTCACCGTTGACTACGACGAGCTGATCAAGAGCTGGGCAGACGCTTCCAAGTAA
- a CDS encoding DUF2160 domain-containing protein has protein sequence MDFSWMAWTSPTAIFFITIGLLISSMAVWEWFVPGGSPRHGILRFETTRGDRLFVSLLGSAFICLFWLGFVSTNLWWALLVCVAYAFCVFRWV, from the coding sequence ATGGATTTTTCTTGGATGGCCTGGACGTCGCCAACTGCGATTTTCTTCATCACCATTGGCTTGCTGATCTCCAGCATGGCGGTTTGGGAGTGGTTTGTGCCGGGGGGAAGCCCGCGGCATGGCATCTTGAGATTTGAGACAACACGCGGTGACCGCTTGTTTGTCTCGCTGTTGGGCAGTGCATTTATTTGCCTGTTTTGGCTTGGGTTTGTTAGCACAAACCTTTGGTGGGCTCTGTTGGTCTGTGTGGCATATGCGTTTTGCGTGTTCCGCTGGGTTTAG
- a CDS encoding carbohydrate ABC transporter permease: MSTTTGTAVIDQGVAAGGQAPRSRTRAKAQRTGSRYSFLVPTLYITFLMLPIYWLFNMSLKTNQEILSKFTLWPDEPTLANYMVIFTDPSWYNGYINSITYVALNTVISVAVALPAAYAFSRYKFLGDKHLFFWLLTNRMAPPAVFALPFFQLYSAFGLIDTHIAVALAHCLFNVPLAVWILEGFMSGVPKEIDETAYIDGYSFPKFFGKIFMPLIASGIGVAAFFCFMFSWVELLIARTLTTTAAKPIAATMTRTVSASGMDWGVLAAAGILTIIPGALVIYFVRNYIAKGFALGRV; this comes from the coding sequence ATGTCGACAACAACTGGAACCGCTGTAATTGATCAGGGTGTTGCTGCCGGTGGACAGGCTCCACGCAGCCGGACCCGCGCGAAGGCACAAAGAACAGGAAGCCGTTATTCCTTCCTCGTGCCAACTCTGTACATCACGTTTTTGATGCTGCCGATCTACTGGCTCTTTAACATGAGCCTGAAGACCAATCAGGAGATCCTGAGCAAGTTCACCTTGTGGCCGGATGAGCCGACGCTTGCCAACTACATGGTGATCTTCACGGACCCTAGCTGGTACAACGGCTATATCAACTCCATCACCTATGTGGCGCTGAACACGGTGATCTCCGTAGCGGTAGCGCTGCCAGCGGCTTATGCGTTCTCTCGCTACAAGTTTCTGGGTGACAAGCACCTGTTCTTCTGGCTACTGACCAACCGTATGGCTCCTCCGGCGGTGTTTGCACTACCGTTCTTCCAGCTTTACTCCGCTTTCGGTCTGATCGACACGCACATTGCTGTTGCTCTGGCGCACTGTCTGTTCAACGTGCCGCTGGCTGTGTGGATCCTTGAAGGCTTCATGTCCGGCGTTCCGAAAGAGATCGACGAGACCGCGTATATCGATGGCTACTCCTTCCCGAAATTCTTCGGCAAGATCTTCATGCCTCTGATTGCGAGCGGCATCGGAGTGGCAGCGTTCTTCTGCTTCATGTTCTCATGGGTTGAGCTGCTGATCGCTCGTACGCTGACCACCACGGCAGCTAAACCGATCGCGGCGACCATGACCCGTACGGTTTCAGCTTCTGGCATGGACTGGGGTGTCCTTGCAGCGGCAGGCATCCTGACCATTATTCCGGGTGCGCTGGTGATCTACTTCGTACGTAACTACATCGCTAAGGGCTTTGCCCTGGGCCGCGTTTAA